The Pedosphaera parvula Ellin514 genome includes a region encoding these proteins:
- a CDS encoding immunoglobulin domain-containing protein, with product MILAACTAQLAHADIQLVSLASSWSYQQTTNLDGVNWQLPSYDDSNWSSGNALLYVENNFLVTPKNTLLTIGRNTYYFRKHFTFPVEVTNVYVAVSAYIDDGAVFYLNGQEIQRVRMPASPAPITYTNLATATPPGGDATAADTFVISGASLTNLIKGDNVLSVEVHQNVTNSDDIVFGASVVAKFTNSPPVLFHQPVDVVVMDGRPAALAASIDGNPVPAFQWFKSGVAVPNATNSALIFSAAYPTDAGVYSLAATNIYGALITSNAVLTVLDDTNPPVLLSAYAQKNGTNISLTFSEPVLPSTLTASNNLEIFQAAVPTNRLSILSVVPSGNSAAVLTTAPRIPGVNYTLRVNGIRDISSLSNLIAADTELPLSYQVDLLPVDAQTLWKYYPVGQLPGTNWASPDFDDSSWLSGAPVFQAGTPLPSTTDPLRTILPLNSGSNAFQTYYFRTFFDLPGPVDTNTIRLHDLVDDGAIFYLNGSEVFSIGMPPVRPAVYSTAASRSISTAVYEPPPGFTPWTIAPTNLAAARNFLAVEVHQSTNGLSDVAFSAILEATVTGYYPRPQLSIPSVILEGAGTLAGQGQLTILEPLSSDLVLQLSSSSTGDIGVPSSVKIPAGATNAAFDLVIGDNFLVDGPRTVSLMVTGTNVVPNTAAAQVLDNETNLISFVISPTVSETNGTILGEVHFSQASINPISVALTSSDPTALVLPPSVMMPAGATSSVFQASVLDDLLLDGPRFVTLAASVPSWTTASTTVQVNDDERATIALQLPVSVVEGNGTLTNAGKVTLGGIAVSNVTVAFQSSDQNSLIPPTNVTILAGQSNVFFNLGVGDNLIVDGDRFVGIAASAPGFTSVSNVVKVVDNDPHHIRFGSVLPLTDTNSVFGIQLTAQNADGSVQTNFNGRLSMIAEGLEGVLPVEPTNSGNFVRGQLFLNCRVTMPGHAVRLRALEYPGQSDPFNVIPPPFFAIAQPVADIVWHAASQTLLASVPASASNYSNCIVAIDPATGLVTNSYPVAYNPSQMEISPDGNYLYVAISNRTILQRFDLNTRTAGLKVLLGTSATTFRFAYDFCIPPGFSNSVVVAARDQDTIGNTSLAGIWRYDNGAAVSLPSFTGSGGWRTESLNTGRDVILSPPLSRGDAETGTILVSTTNSLGRDMNFRDGQLFDDQGNFYTSTDLRLLGTFPNVIERLNNNALPAVNSMLRRVFYLAGYFNFGQSIYKLKVYDRDLLQPLLELPVPATPGTPTRFLQWNTNGLAYVTSNNQLWFVQPEAVQPTNPPAELGLSYSSLPPTAVVGTDYTFSLSLSNAGPGTASLVRVTNALPVNATLVQISPSTGIVVPTNSAFTWNVAALPAGSDVTLQVTLRFNTGGWQTNTTWALGFEADPVPANSSLTLPIFVQLPTTVPGAFAVNCSSEDLMYDPVRDRLLLSVGSGIVSNQTNGLAVFNPYNGVTESFTALGKKPSKLARSYDGTSLYVSLPDDALVRRLNLPTLSQNLEFGLGGEYIYGVWYPFYANDFASVPGDSDSLVAFRVRRAGPMADEFGEGLALFQNGVMRTNVTETGGSWKVEFDNDTGTLFGFNLGDLRRCSFDSNGVSFIEQYPAFASYSAGNDIEYGAGHLFTTAGKMVDYQPFRLAWVFSGAENATLVEPDAVSRRVFYLVQTNGWQIRAYDVQNRLLLGNIPVPNVLGTPSTLIRWGTNGLAFRTSSNQLYVVRSPLISSNAATDIALKLNGPGTPISLGSNAVFTLTITNQGSVLATGIQVTNTFSSAMNLVSAVSSAGTWMTNYGVLIWTLPALGVGEQATLSYTITPGQTGLFTAIVIASEDTPDLQPGNNKAMRSVLVGTPPTLDNAIALFLPVNGMVWSPSVGRLLLTSSTNTPNWGGALLSVDPTTLAVQFESSLGADAGRLAISRDDLLTWRGWTMV from the coding sequence TTGATTCTGGCCGCATGCACTGCTCAATTGGCGCACGCTGACATTCAACTGGTGAGCTTGGCGAGCAGTTGGAGTTATCAGCAGACAACCAATTTGGATGGGGTCAACTGGCAGTTACCGAGTTATGATGACTCTAATTGGTCCTCTGGCAATGCTTTGCTTTATGTCGAGAACAACTTCCTGGTCACCCCAAAAAACACGCTGCTGACCATCGGACGTAACACTTATTACTTTCGGAAACATTTCACTTTCCCGGTTGAGGTTACAAACGTCTATGTTGCTGTTTCCGCATACATAGATGACGGCGCTGTTTTTTATCTAAATGGACAGGAGATTCAGCGCGTTCGCATGCCCGCGTCGCCGGCCCCCATCACTTACACGAATCTGGCAACTGCCACCCCGCCAGGAGGGGACGCAACCGCAGCCGACACTTTCGTCATTTCAGGTGCGAGCCTCACCAACCTCATCAAGGGAGACAACGTGCTATCGGTGGAGGTTCATCAGAACGTGACCAACAGTGACGACATCGTTTTCGGGGCTTCCGTCGTTGCGAAGTTCACCAATTCTCCGCCTGTCCTGTTTCATCAACCAGTTGATGTTGTCGTAATGGACGGACGGCCAGCGGCGCTGGCAGCCTCGATTGACGGGAATCCTGTGCCCGCCTTCCAATGGTTTAAATCTGGTGTGGCGGTTCCGAATGCAACCAATTCAGCTTTGATATTTTCTGCTGCTTATCCTACGGATGCCGGGGTATACTCGCTGGCCGCAACGAACATCTACGGAGCTCTGATCACCAGCAACGCAGTGCTGACAGTTCTCGATGACACGAACCCTCCTGTCCTGCTTTCGGCTTATGCGCAGAAGAACGGAACGAATATCTCACTCACTTTTTCTGAACCGGTGCTGCCCTCCACTTTGACGGCATCTAATAACCTGGAAATCTTCCAAGCCGCAGTTCCGACCAACCGTCTGTCGATTTTAAGTGTGGTCCCGTCGGGCAACTCCGCCGCGGTGCTGACAACCGCACCTCGAATCCCGGGAGTGAACTACACGTTGAGGGTCAACGGCATTCGAGACATCTCCTCTCTCAGCAACCTGATCGCCGCCGATACTGAACTTCCACTGAGCTATCAGGTGGATCTCCTGCCTGTGGATGCGCAGACCCTATGGAAATACTATCCAGTCGGACAATTGCCAGGCACGAACTGGGCTTCGCCAGATTTTGATGATTCTTCATGGTTGTCAGGCGCACCCGTCTTCCAGGCCGGCACACCGTTGCCCAGCACGACTGATCCCTTGCGCACCATCCTGCCACTCAACTCTGGATCAAACGCTTTCCAAACTTATTACTTTCGAACTTTTTTCGATCTGCCTGGCCCAGTAGATACGAATACCATCCGACTGCATGACCTGGTGGATGATGGTGCAATATTTTATCTAAACGGCAGCGAAGTCTTTAGCATCGGAATGCCGCCCGTTCGGCCAGCGGTTTATTCGACTGCGGCCTCACGCTCCATCAGTACCGCAGTATATGAGCCGCCACCAGGCTTTACGCCCTGGACCATCGCGCCGACCAATCTGGCCGCCGCGCGGAACTTCCTTGCTGTCGAGGTACATCAGTCCACGAACGGACTTTCTGACGTGGCGTTTTCGGCGATTCTCGAAGCCACCGTCACTGGCTATTATCCGCGTCCACAATTGTCTATCCCATCAGTTATTCTGGAAGGCGCTGGGACGCTCGCTGGTCAGGGACAACTAACCATTCTCGAGCCGTTATCGAGCGATCTTGTTTTGCAATTGAGCTCCAGTTCCACAGGTGACATAGGTGTGCCGTCCAGCGTCAAGATTCCTGCTGGTGCAACCAATGCCGCCTTCGACCTTGTCATCGGAGACAATTTCCTAGTGGATGGTCCGCGCACGGTTTCCTTGATGGTAACCGGAACGAATGTAGTTCCTAACACTGCCGCTGCCCAAGTTTTGGATAATGAAACCAACCTCATTAGTTTTGTGATTTCGCCCACCGTATCGGAAACCAATGGAACCATTCTCGGCGAGGTGCACTTCAGCCAGGCCTCGATCAATCCCATCTCGGTGGCCCTGACTTCAAGCGATCCTACTGCGTTAGTTTTGCCGCCTTCGGTGATGATGCCAGCCGGTGCCACCTCATCCGTTTTTCAAGCCTCGGTGTTGGACGACCTCCTTCTTGATGGGCCTCGATTCGTGACGTTAGCCGCATCCGTGCCGAGTTGGACGACAGCCTCAACGACGGTACAGGTCAATGACGATGAGCGGGCTACGATTGCTTTGCAGTTACCAGTCTCGGTCGTTGAAGGAAACGGAACCTTGACCAATGCAGGCAAGGTCACCCTGGGAGGAATTGCGGTTTCCAATGTGACTGTGGCGTTCCAGTCCAGTGACCAGAACAGCCTGATACCCCCGACCAACGTCACAATTCTCGCCGGACAATCCAATGTGTTTTTTAATCTTGGCGTTGGAGATAATTTGATTGTCGACGGCGATCGATTCGTGGGCATCGCCGCCAGCGCCCCAGGCTTTACGAGCGTGAGCAATGTCGTCAAGGTGGTGGACAACGACCCTCATCACATTCGATTCGGTTCAGTCCTGCCGCTTACCGACACCAACTCAGTATTTGGCATTCAACTCACCGCCCAGAATGCCGATGGCTCAGTCCAGACAAATTTCAACGGGAGGTTGAGCATGATTGCAGAAGGGCTCGAAGGGGTATTGCCCGTAGAACCGACCAACAGTGGAAACTTTGTTCGCGGCCAGCTGTTTCTCAATTGCCGGGTGACCATGCCCGGTCATGCTGTCCGTCTTCGTGCCTTGGAGTATCCAGGCCAGAGCGATCCATTTAATGTGATCCCGCCACCGTTCTTTGCGATTGCTCAACCGGTGGCAGATATTGTCTGGCACGCAGCCTCGCAAACCTTGCTGGCTTCCGTGCCCGCCTCCGCCAGCAATTATTCCAACTGCATCGTGGCGATTGACCCAGCGACCGGTTTGGTAACGAATTCCTACCCGGTTGCATACAATCCCAGCCAGATGGAAATTTCTCCCGACGGGAATTATCTCTATGTTGCCATTAGCAACCGCACAATCCTACAGCGGTTCGACCTGAACACCCGAACCGCAGGGCTCAAGGTTTTGCTGGGAACCAGTGCCACTACCTTCCGCTTCGCCTACGACTTCTGCATTCCTCCCGGTTTTTCCAACTCCGTGGTGGTGGCGGCGAGAGACCAGGACACTATCGGCAATACCTCTCTGGCGGGGATCTGGCGCTATGACAATGGGGCGGCGGTTTCGTTACCGTCCTTCACCGGTAGCGGCGGATGGAGGACCGAAAGCCTGAATACAGGCCGCGACGTCATCTTGTCGCCTCCTTTGTCGCGTGGGGATGCCGAAACCGGTACGATCCTCGTTAGCACCACGAATTCCCTGGGAAGGGACATGAATTTTCGCGACGGCCAACTTTTTGACGACCAGGGTAACTTTTATACTTCCACAGATCTCAGGCTGCTGGGAACTTTTCCAAATGTCATCGAAAGACTTAATAATAACGCTCTGCCCGCAGTAAATTCCATGTTGCGGCGTGTTTTCTATCTGGCGGGATATTTTAATTTTGGTCAAAGTATCTACAAACTAAAAGTTTACGATCGTGATTTACTGCAGCCGCTCCTCGAACTGCCCGTCCCGGCCACTCCCGGAACTCCCACACGTTTCCTCCAATGGAATACTAACGGCCTCGCTTATGTCACCAGTAACAATCAGCTCTGGTTCGTCCAGCCGGAAGCGGTTCAGCCTACCAATCCTCCAGCCGAGTTAGGACTCTCATACTCCTCGCTACCGCCGACTGCGGTTGTGGGCACGGACTACACCTTCTCGCTTTCGTTGTCGAACGCCGGCCCAGGCACCGCCTCCCTCGTTCGTGTGACCAATGCGTTGCCGGTCAATGCCACGTTGGTACAAATCTCACCATCAACGGGCATTGTTGTTCCCACCAATTCGGCTTTTACGTGGAATGTGGCTGCTTTACCTGCAGGCTCGGATGTCACCCTCCAGGTCACTCTGCGCTTCAACACTGGAGGCTGGCAGACGAATACTACATGGGCTTTGGGATTCGAAGCTGATCCAGTTCCTGCAAACAGCAGCTTAACGCTCCCAATTTTCGTGCAGCTACCAACAACGGTCCCGGGTGCCTTTGCCGTAAATTGTTCAAGTGAGGATCTGATGTATGATCCAGTGCGGGATCGGTTGCTGCTTTCGGTCGGCAGTGGAATAGTTTCCAATCAGACTAATGGGCTCGCAGTGTTCAATCCATATAACGGTGTGACCGAGTCCTTCACTGCCTTGGGCAAGAAACCGTCCAAGCTTGCTCGTTCCTATGATGGAACATCTTTGTACGTCTCACTGCCAGATGATGCCCTGGTGCGAAGGCTTAATCTGCCGACGTTGAGCCAGAATTTGGAATTTGGTCTGGGGGGTGAATACATTTATGGCGTTTGGTATCCTTTTTATGCGAATGATTTTGCGAGTGTGCCGGGCGATTCGGATTCATTGGTGGCCTTTCGGGTTCGTCGGGCAGGTCCAATGGCTGACGAGTTTGGGGAGGGGTTAGCCTTGTTTCAGAATGGTGTCATGCGCACCAACGTGACTGAAACTGGGGGCTCGTGGAAGGTTGAGTTCGACAATGACACCGGAACCCTTTTTGGTTTCAACCTTGGGGACCTTCGGCGCTGCTCATTTGATTCAAATGGTGTCTCGTTTATTGAGCAATATCCCGCTTTTGCTTCGTACTCTGCAGGTAATGATATCGAGTATGGTGCGGGTCATTTATTCACCACCGCCGGCAAAATGGTTGATTATCAGCCATTCCGCCTAGCATGGGTTTTTTCCGGCGCCGAGAACGCCACCTTGGTTGAGCCAGATGCAGTTTCCCGCCGCGTATTTTATTTGGTGCAAACGAACGGCTGGCAGATAAGGGCTTATGATGTGCAGAACCGGTTGTTGCTGGGAAATATTCCAGTGCCCAATGTTCTGGGAACCCCCAGCACACTCATCCGTTGGGGGACGAATGGCCTGGCTTTCCGCACCTCAAGCAACCAGCTTTACGTGGTTCGCTCGCCGCTTATTTCCTCCAATGCAGCGACAGATATTGCGCTGAAACTTAATGGTCCCGGGACTCCCATCTCCCTGGGCAGTAACGCAGTGTTTACTTTGACGATTACAAACCAAGGCTCCGTCCTGGCAACTGGCATACAAGTTACCAACACCTTTTCTTCGGCCATGAATCTGGTCTCTGCAGTCAGCAGTGCTGGAACTTGGATGACTAATTATGGGGTTTTGATTTGGACTTTGCCCGCGTTGGGCGTCGGAGAACAGGCCACTTTGTCCTACACCATTACCCCTGGACAGACTGGATTGTTTACCGCCATAGTGATCGCCAGTGAGGACACACCGGACCTTCAACCCGGTAACAACAAAGCCATGCGAAGCGTGCTCGTTGGCACGCCACCCACTCTCGATAACGCAATCGCCCTGTTCCTTCCTGTCAATGGCATGGTTTGGTCGCCCTCAGTTGGGAGATTGCTTCTCACTTCGTCGACCAATACGCCAAACTGGGGTGGAGCGCTTTTGTCTGTCGATCCTACGACACTTGCCGTTCAATTTGAATCTTCACTGGGCGCCGATGCAGGACGCCTGGCAATCTCCCGCGATGACCTTTTAACGTGGCGGGGGTGGACTATGGTGTGA
- a CDS encoding response regulator — MRPHGGTTYSSSFAQLMTTKEKYAVLIADDDEEDRFLLKAAIQSVTPRLKVVAEVENGEQVIAYLSGIGPYHDRQRHPFPDLLLIDLVMPVKNGFEVLEWLNTKCFPQLKVAVVSGSLEDLSHRQRILRLGVQHFYSKMVNYDELLQSVKFMQDEMEMLA; from the coding sequence TTGCGCCCGCATGGTGGCACAACATACTCTTCGAGTTTCGCGCAGCTGATGACCACTAAAGAAAAATATGCCGTTCTGATAGCGGATGACGATGAAGAAGATCGCTTCCTGCTTAAAGCGGCAATTCAGTCGGTGACTCCGCGCCTTAAAGTTGTCGCCGAAGTCGAGAATGGAGAACAAGTCATTGCTTATCTCTCAGGAATTGGTCCCTACCACGATCGTCAGCGCCATCCTTTTCCAGATCTTTTGCTCATAGATCTGGTAATGCCGGTCAAAAACGGATTTGAAGTTTTGGAGTGGTTAAATACAAAATGCTTCCCTCAACTCAAGGTGGCTGTCGTTTCGGGTTCTCTGGAAGACCTCTCTCACCGGCAGCGGATTCTCCGTCTGGGTGTCCAACATTTCTATTCTAAAATGGTTAATTACGACGAACTGCTCCAATCGGTAAAATTCATGCAGGACGAAATGGAAATGCTCGCGTAA